The DNA sequence GTACCGCCTTCGAATATCTAAAAAAGGGCAATGTGGCCTATTTTGAAGAAAACACGAAGCCCGTATCAGGTTTTGCCGGTAGCAAAGCACAGAAATCCATAGGTAAAACCCTTGTTTTTGGAGTTGAAGAACACGGTAAAGGCCAGGTTATCTACATGGTCGACAACCCATTGTTCAGAGGTTTTTGGGAAAATGGAAAGTTATTTTTCGCCAATGCCCTTTTTATGGTGAATTGAATTTTCTCTCGTTTTACCATACCTCCCTACGCAAAGAGACAATTGTCATTATTAAAATGAGTACCTTCATTACGATCGGTCAACCATGACAATTGGCTATGGAACACAAATCATAAAATTTGTGAATCTCTAAAAGCAATAGCTGAAAATCACTAACTTAGATATGTCTTTGTACATTCAAAAAGAAAGAGCCATGAAAACAATCCCATATCAAAAAAAACGGTTAACCCTGATTGCCTCGGTGCTATCGATAGTCTTATCGGTGTTTACCGTTCTTGGCCAAGAAAAAAGTGGGGAATTTAAATCGTTCAAGGGAAAAGTAGTCGATGCCGACACCAATCGCCCACTTGTATTTGCCACATTATCGGTCGAAGAAACGAACATCAGTACCATAACCAACACCGAAGGGGGATTTCTCTTAAAAATACCCGAAGAGATAACTTCAGGAAACGTCTTGGTTTCCTTTTTGGGCTATCAGACCAAAAGCATCCCCTTACAACAATTGAAAGGGGTCAAAAATAAGATCGATCTCAAGGTTTCGGTGACCCAACTATCAGAGGTAGATGTCGAAGTACCCAAAAATCCGGAGGCCTTGGTTCGTGAAACAATGGCCAAAAAGGGCGAAAACTATTTCAACGATCCTACCCTGATGACCGCTTTTTATCGCGAGACCATCAAAAAAAGAAGAAGAAACGTTTCATTGTCAGAGGCGGTCGTAAATATCTACAAGGCACCCTATAAGTCACCAAGAAGAGATGCGGTAGAGCTTTTTAAGGCAAGAAAAAGTACCGACTACAGCAAATTGGATACGGTGGCCTTAAAACTTCAAGGAGGGCCTTTCAATACGCTGTACGTAGATCTCATGAAATACCCTGAGTACATTTTTGATGCGGAGTCTTTTTCAAATTATCGATTTAGTTTTGATCGGTCTACCCGTATCAATGACCGTCTGATATTCGTTATCAATTTTACGCAGAGAGCGTCGGTACCAGATCCCCTTTACCAAGGTAAGCTATATATCGATGCAGAGAACAAAACCTTGACCAGCGCCGTTTATTCATTGAACATCACAGATAGAGTAAAGGCAGCAAGGTTGTTTGTGCGAAAAAAGCCGGCTAAGGTCGATGTTTGGCCTACTGAGGTCGCCTATAGGGTAGACTATAGGGAAAAAGACGGTAGATGGTATTATGGCTATAGCAATGCCGCACTGACTTTCAAGGTCGATTGGGAAGACAAACTGTTCAACTCTGTTTACAGCATGACCGCTGAAATGGCCGTGACCGACTGGGAACGTAATATTTCGGGCGAGCTTCCCAAAAATAGGGACCGTCTGAAAACGTCTATCATTCTTGGCGACGAGGCCATCGGTTTTTCCGATCCAGATTTCTGGGGCGAATACAATATCATAGAGCCCGAAAAATCTATTGAATCAGCTATTCGTAAAATACAGCGGCAGCTTCGACGGAAAAATCGGGGAAGCAATTCCAAGCCTTAGATTGGGTTTGATCCAAATCGAGGGATATTTCAACAAAAAAACATCTTTGTTTTTGACACAAAGATGTTTACATCGTAAATGAAATAGGCAACAATCAGGTTAGGGCGACTATCCCTTAAATTCCAGTATTGTTTTTCGAATGATGGAAACACATTCCAATAACTCTTCTTCAGTCATGACCAAAGGCGGCGCAAAACGGATGATGTTGCCATGGGTAGGCTTGGCCAAAAGACCGTTTTCTTTCAGGGCCATACATATCTGCCAAGCCGTTGAACTGTCTTCAGAATCATTGATTACAATGGCATTGAGCAATCCTTTGCCACGAACCAAGCGTACCAACTCTGATTCTTCGACCAGTTTTTCCATCTCGACACGAAACAGTTTGCCCAGTTTATCCGCATTTTCGGCCAAGTTTTCATCCCTGACCACTTCAAGCGCGGCCATGGCCACGGCACAAGCCAAAGGATTACCACCAAAGGTAGAGCCATGATTGCCCGGGCGTATGACATCCATGACCTTATTATTGGCCAAAACTGCCGATACTGGTAGCACGCCTCCCGATAATGCTTTTCCCAGAACCAAGATATCAGGTTTGATGCCAGAATGGTCAACAGCTAACAGTCTTCCTGTTCTAGCGATGCCTGTTTGTACCTCATCGGCAATAAAAAGCACATTTTTTGCCCTGCACAGTTCGTATGCCTCTTTGATGTAATCTTCGTCGGGTACATAAACCCCTGCCTCGCCCTGTATGGGCTCAATCAAAAAAGCGGCCACATTTTCATCTTTCAAGACTTCTGCCAATGCATTCAAATCATCGTAGCGTATTGACACGATACCGGGAGTGAACGGACCAAAATTTTCGGTCGCCAAAGGGTCGTTGGAAGCGGAGATAATAGAAATTGTACGCCCATGAAAATTATTCTGACAGACAATGATTTTTGCCTGGTTAGAATGTATTCCCTTTTTTTCATATCCCCATTTTCGTGCTAATTTCATGGCCGTTTCAACGGCCTCGGCACCCGTGTTCATGGGCAATAGTTTGTCAAAGCCAAAAAACTCGGTAGCGAATTTTTCATAACGACCTAGCATATCGTTGTAAAAGGCCCTTGAGGTCAACGTAAGGTTTTCTGCCTGATTTTTTAAAGCCCCAATGATTTTAGGGTGGCAATGCCCTTGGTTTACCGCCGAATAGGCCGAGAGAAAATCATAGTATTTCTTGCCTTCGACATCCCAAACAAATACTCCTTCACCTCTGCTCAAGACGACAGGAAGCGGATGATAGTTTTGGGCTCCGTGCTTTTCTTCCAGCTCAATTATCTGCTGTGATGTTAATCCTTCTAAAACAGCCATTTTAAAAATTTTCAATGTTAATAAAACAACTATTCCTTCTGTACCTTTTTCCTTTCGAGGACTCGAAAATTCAGCGTAGGAGAGAAATCATCCTTGTAGTGCCACAAAAATAGCAATTATTTGGATTTCTCTCTATTCATGGTCGTCAGAGCCACTTTTTGTGCCGGCCAGAACAGACACCTGAAGCTCTAATCTTTTGAGCTCACGAAGAATGTCATTTTTGTCCATCTGCATCCACACATACAATTTGAGCATGCCCATCATAATAAGACAAAGGAATCCAGCCCCTAGCCAAACAATTAAATCTTTGGTTTCTTCGGCGTCAAAAAATTGTACCAAGCAGTAAACAAAAACTCCGAATACGATAAGATGTACTACGTTCATCATTATAGCAAGCCACCCCATTTTACCGCGATATACTTCCTCTATTTTGCCAAACAGATTTTTTTCTTCCAATTCATCGTAAAATGCCGCTTCTTCTTTGCTCAAGGTTTCTTTTATGAGCTCATCTATTTTTTCAGTCTTTTTCTTCATCTTTTCTGGTTTTTAATATTGTTTTTATCTTTTCCCTAGCCCTAAACAATCGGGTTTTTACCGTATTGACCGATACGTTGGTCACTTCACTGATCTCTTTTAAGCTATACTCCTCTAAGTAAAACAGTCTGAGCACTATTCTTTGATCGACAGTCAATTCAGGCAGTATCTTCAATATCTTTTGAATTTGCTGTTCCTTGACCTCATCATGTTCGTTTTCATCAGACTGTCTTTCCCAAAAACCAGGAGCGACCTCTTTACGATACCTATTGCCTCTTTTGATGCTATCCAATGCCTTTCTGCTAACAATGGTCAGTGCCCAACTACCAAAGCTGTTACTGTCTCTGAGCGTGGCCATTTTGGCCATTATGGTTCGCCACGTGTCTTGGGTAATATCTTTGGCCTGTTCCCAATCGTTTGTATATTGAAAAGCTTGGCGGTACAATCTTTTGTTCCAGCGCTTCACCAACAATTCAAGGGCCTTCTTATCGCCCGACCGATATGAAATCACCAGCAATGAGTCCAATATTTTTTTCGGATTTCCCATAGTCGTCAATCTATTGACGTCAACACGTAAAAAAGGTTCCCTTTTATTAAAAAAATATTTCCAAATTAGAAATCTCAATCCACACCGCCCAAAAACAACTATTTTTGCCCGATGCGAAAAAGAAACCGACAGAAATTTTTTGAAAACATAGAAGTTATCGATGCGGGCGCCAAGGGCAAAGCGGTGGCAAAAGCCCCTGATGGTAGGGTCATTTTTCTGTTGAACGCCGTACCGGGCGATGTGGTCGACGTGAAAACGTTCAAAAAGCGCAAAGCTTTTTTTGAGGGTACGGCCACGACATTCCATAAACTTTCAGACAAACGTACGAACCCTGTTTGCGAGCATTTCGGTACCTGTGGGGGGTGCAAATGGCAGCACATGGCCTATGAGCACCAACTCCATTACAAACAAAAGGAAGTTGAAAACAATTTAAAGCGTATCGGTGGACTTGAGCTTCCGGAGGTTTTGCCCATAATCGGTTCTAAAAATGAGTATTTCTATCGCAATAAAATGGAGTTTTCTTTTTCTGATAACCGTTGGCTCAGTGAGGCAGAAATCAATTCCGAAGAAAAAATCGAAGATAGAAACGCCCTTGGTTTCCATATACCGGGAATGTGGGACAAAATTCTTGACATCGACAAATGTCATCTGCAAGAAGACCCTTCAAATGCCATAAGGCTCCGTATAAAAGAATTTGCCTCTGGCAATGATCTTTCTTTTTTCAATGTACGCCAGCATTCTGGGTTGCTCAGAACCTTGATGATACGAACGGCATCCACTGGTGAACTAATGGTCTTGATTCAATTCTATGAAAATGACAAGCC is a window from the Muricauda sp. SCSIO 65647 genome containing:
- a CDS encoding carboxypeptidase-like regulatory domain-containing protein gives rise to the protein MKTIPYQKKRLTLIASVLSIVLSVFTVLGQEKSGEFKSFKGKVVDADTNRPLVFATLSVEETNISTITNTEGGFLLKIPEEITSGNVLVSFLGYQTKSIPLQQLKGVKNKIDLKVSVTQLSEVDVEVPKNPEALVRETMAKKGENYFNDPTLMTAFYRETIKKRRRNVSLSEAVVNIYKAPYKSPRRDAVELFKARKSTDYSKLDTVALKLQGGPFNTLYVDLMKYPEYIFDAESFSNYRFSFDRSTRINDRLIFVINFTQRASVPDPLYQGKLYIDAENKTLTSAVYSLNITDRVKAARLFVRKKPAKVDVWPTEVAYRVDYREKDGRWYYGYSNAALTFKVDWEDKLFNSVYSMTAEMAVTDWERNISGELPKNRDRLKTSIILGDEAIGFSDPDFWGEYNIIEPEKSIESAIRKIQRQLRRKNRGSNSKP
- the rocD gene encoding ornithine--oxo-acid transaminase, which codes for MAVLEGLTSQQIIELEEKHGAQNYHPLPVVLSRGEGVFVWDVEGKKYYDFLSAYSAVNQGHCHPKIIGALKNQAENLTLTSRAFYNDMLGRYEKFATEFFGFDKLLPMNTGAEAVETAMKLARKWGYEKKGIHSNQAKIIVCQNNFHGRTISIISASNDPLATENFGPFTPGIVSIRYDDLNALAEVLKDENVAAFLIEPIQGEAGVYVPDEDYIKEAYELCRAKNVLFIADEVQTGIARTGRLLAVDHSGIKPDILVLGKALSGGVLPVSAVLANNKVMDVIRPGNHGSTFGGNPLACAVAMAALEVVRDENLAENADKLGKLFRVEMEKLVEESELVRLVRGKGLLNAIVINDSEDSSTAWQICMALKENGLLAKPTHGNIIRFAPPLVMTEEELLECVSIIRKTILEFKG
- a CDS encoding DUF6768 family protein → MKKKTEKIDELIKETLSKEEAAFYDELEEKNLFGKIEEVYRGKMGWLAIMMNVVHLIVFGVFVYCLVQFFDAEETKDLIVWLGAGFLCLIMMGMLKLYVWMQMDKNDILRELKRLELQVSVLAGTKSGSDDHE
- a CDS encoding RNA polymerase sigma factor; the protein is MGNPKKILDSLLVISYRSGDKKALELLVKRWNKRLYRQAFQYTNDWEQAKDITQDTWRTIMAKMATLRDSNSFGSWALTIVSRKALDSIKRGNRYRKEVAPGFWERQSDENEHDEVKEQQIQKILKILPELTVDQRIVLRLFYLEEYSLKEISEVTNVSVNTVKTRLFRAREKIKTILKTRKDEEKD
- the rlmD gene encoding 23S rRNA (uracil(1939)-C(5))-methyltransferase RlmD — encoded protein: MRKRNRQKFFENIEVIDAGAKGKAVAKAPDGRVIFLLNAVPGDVVDVKTFKKRKAFFEGTATTFHKLSDKRTNPVCEHFGTCGGCKWQHMAYEHQLHYKQKEVENNLKRIGGLELPEVLPIIGSKNEYFYRNKMEFSFSDNRWLSEAEINSEEKIEDRNALGFHIPGMWDKILDIDKCHLQEDPSNAIRLRIKEFASGNDLSFFNVRQHSGLLRTLMIRTASTGELMVLIQFYENDKPKRELLLNHLKNSFPEITSLLYVINQKANDTLYDQEIRCFSGRDHIMEEMEGLRFKITAKSFYQTNSTQAYELYKIARDFAGLKGTETVYDLYTGTGTIAQFIAKKAKKVIGIEAVPEAIESAKENARLNKIENTSFFTGDMKTVLNPSFIAENGEPDVVITDPPRDGMHKTVVELLLNVCPEKIVYVSCNSATQARDLALMKERYRVAKVQPVDMFPQTHHVENVVLLEKL